ACAGACAAGTCCTTGAAGAGCTAGTTTTTACTTTCCTACTATTAATGGTAACTGAAGTTGGTGTTATTATTCCCCCTTGACAAATAGGGAGCAGGTCAGGAAAAAAGTGCAAGTCTAAAACAAACCATGTGAAATTAATCACTTTTCATTCCTGTGCATTGGCCTTTGGACCAAGCTTTAGATCTCTTGCTATTCAAAATTCTcacaagaaactgaaatttttaaTTGTGTTGTTTCAGGCACTAGGACAGCAACGCATTTCAATTTGTTTCCTGTGTGTGCTTATGAGTACCAGCTAAGTTTAGTAACTAATTAGACTGGAGTCACAATTCCATTAGAGGTCTGGATCAGTAATTCACaaaggaggaaacaaaacatctcttgttgaaaaaaatgtagctttatttaaaagatttttaagagtTTGAACAGGAAGAAGTAATCCAGTAGCTCTACAAACCTCATTATACACTTCCATTTTTTAAGCCACAAAATAGGTCATGTTCAAATCAAGTAAAACCCCTGGCTGacaagtattttaaatctgCTGAGCTTTTGACACCAGAGTAACAGTAATCAAAGaccacaatgaaaataattagtAGTTCCAAtactcatttcttctctttatatTGAAATTGAACAGTTTCAGTATAAACACTACTTTCCATTGGTCTTAACAAAGCATACCAAATAGCTGCAGAAACAATCCTTCAACAAAGTACAACTACGGAAGGTCATTACCAAGGAAGGAGCAAGCAGTAACACAAGAGATTTGATGCCGCTATAAAAAGTCCAGCTTATTGGTATAGTACAAAGAATCTTATAATACCAAGAAAGCACAAGTACGCAGAGTTTCCTCAGAGAGGTGCATTTAGACACCAGAGGTATTCCACTATTGCATAATAGAAGGTTACAACTAAGGGTGAGGGGATAGGCAAAAGTATCAAtacctttgaaaaacagaaacaattgaAGTattagcaggaagaaaaaaaataacttggaaaGACTACGATAGTAACATAAGGATTAACCTACTGCAGGCCTTAGAAACTGCAAAAGCAGGTGAGTGTGGATCCCTGGCAAAATCTAATCAAGTgcttaaatgtttaaaagtgaaCCAAAATCTACAAGCAGCAAGAGCTTTGAAACTTCCACGAATGCTCAGAATCCCCCAGCTGTCTGACAAGAGGCACACAAATTCCAGGGTAAAACAATGCACCTTCTGcctcaaagggaaaaagcacTGGCTTTTCAGTCTTGTGCATTGAACTAGCTTGGTCAATGGGAAACAGATGAGGCAACAGGACAGTCCTGTAGCACTGGTCTTCTGCTTTGCAAGGCTCCCCATATTTCTTTACCTAGCAAGTCAGGAAGTGGACAGAAATCAGTGTACCCAGCCCTTATCCCATTTCACAACAGACAAGAACAGGTTGTCACTGCTCCTCTTCAATTTAAATACATACCTTCAGGTACTTTCATCAGCCtttgcaaagaaagcaaaagagtCAATGTTCAGAGCCACTCCTGACTTAAACTGCCTTCCTTGACTGTGTAATTGTtgtttgtgctgtgcttggTATTAGGATTCACTGAGGCTTAACAGGCTTGTAAAAAGTGCCgtaagaaaattttaaaaataaaaaatgaacctGCATGCGGATGAGTTTTGCCCAAGAGAAACACAGTGGCCTTGTATATCAGACAGAACTAAAGTTTCAGGTCATTTTGTATTCCTACAGTCTTCCCAAATTCccatttcactttttccttaGTCTTAGAATCTATTTCAACGCATCTATTTGCCATATGCATTATCAGAGTTCAGCAACTGCTAGATGCAGacaaaggggggaaaaatgcaagttttccAGAGGAGTAAATAACTCCGGAAATCTTTGTCTCAATATCTTTGTCCAGTATCTTTGTCTCAAGTCTTAGAGACTTGTTGAGTGACAAGGCATGGAGAACATTTTCCCCAGAAGCTTTTAACTGCAGCTTCAGAAgtgcaacaaaaagaaacaaacaaacaaacagtcaCCATTGGGTAACTTTAGAACTTGCTTTCCTCAATCACATCTGAATATAAAGACTACTGCTTTTTCTATGTAATGCTGGTTCTATATAATGCTGGTTCCCTCCTAAAAACCCTCCCTGACCAACTGCCCAGCCCCAGAAgactccagaaaacaaaacaaaacacaaccacaacaaaacaaaacaccaacttGGGAATGGGGCAAGAAACTGagtgcaaaaaataataataataaaaaatcaaattcaaaattCAATAGATGACCTATATTAACTACATTAATAAAAgcacagcaacaagaaaaatgtcacaTCCCTAAACTTCAAAGACTTTAATACTTCATATTCTATGATACtatttctcctctcccttgcCCTATCATTCTCATCATAGTCACAGTACTACACAATTCCAAGGTTCACTTACCCTTTTTCTCCTTAGGCAATACAGAGGATTATAAAAATGactatgaagaagaaaattatgagAAGTAGAAGGTTTTTGTGTTGAACAATGAAGAAGCAGAATAAATTCTTCTATACTTTGAATGACAATAATTCAAATGCTTTAATTAGCAACATGTTCCATCTAAAAATACatgtcaggaaaaataatgtattaaaaaagCATAGATATTAAGCAAGTAAGCACTCCTGCAGTATGCAATGAGATGGTTGACTTGGGAGGCTAATGAATTAGTATAAACaatttaaatctaatttaatttaacaatGTAGAGCATTTGTGCATTGCAAAGCAACAGATAGTCATTTGTTTATTCATTAAATCAAAGATAATATTGCTGATTACCCTTCCACGAATTATTTTACTGAAGAGGATagcaaataaattttatatttaatcatAAAAGTTCATGGCTAGTCCCCAATCAAGCAAATGTAACCAATGAAGGATACCAGTGAATGTAATATAAACCAGCTGTAGTTTAAGACATGTTATACAGTAAAAATAGTTTATCAGATTTTAACACTCAGTGAACaactgtttttacagaaaattaatattttaagtttactttttatttctatgaaaCACACACCATGTTCCTAAAACAGCACAACTTACTAttcataatatttaaatgtgttaGGATTGTACATTGAGAATGCCAAGTATTTGGTACTATGGAAATACTAAAGATGATCAAACCCCactattttacagaaatttatgAACTTGCCTCAAAAGTGTTACCGGTGATATCAAATTCTGGTGGAACAAAGGCACCCTCTGGatcatctttgaaaggaaaaggaaattattagATTAGAAATTAatagttgtattttaaaaaaaatactaatttaattATACAAGTTTAAAGGCACGTTCTTATCTGATATGAAAGAAACTATATTTAGCAGTACATTGGTTCACTCATATCTGATCTACAAAGAACTTGTCATTCATGTTTCTAGTACcataagtaaaataaagtgCCCTTTTCAAACTGTCTGTCAGAAGACACTATACTTTTTCctgctaagaaaaaaagcagacaacACCCCCAAAGGAATACATTTACCATACCTAGCCATTTCTTGCATGCCTTCAGATGTTTATGCTTGGAACAAGTTACCAGCTTGTGTGGCTCAGCTGTGGCTTGCAAGTTTGGTTTGGTTAATAGGACATCTCCATCTGCTAGTTTCTACTGCAGACTTGTGAAATGAGGGTTCAAGCAGCAAAAAGCAATCTGAACAGCTAATTGCCTTATTGTCTTCTTTTCTATGGGCCAACTCAGaaccttgactttttttttattttgtgtgtgtgtgtgtgtgtgtgtgtgtgtgtgtgtgtgttaattaCATTAACAGTTGGAGGAAACAAATCCCCCATTTGTGTGTTGCCTAGCAGAGAACTGAGCTACTGCAGCAGTCACTGCTGACTGAAGAGACAGATGGAAGAAACTTCCTTCGTAAGAGAAACTGATGTTACATGCATACTTGGACGCAGCAGCAATGTCCACACACTATGTGGACATCGCATGAACCCAGTCAAAATCACTAAGGAATTAAAAAAGCGCATGACTGAAAACAACTTTGtgtctgtatttcagaagtatAATGCAAAACTCACATTGTGAGGACAGTAAGCTCAAGAAACATGGTAGAGGACTTGTTCTACATCTTTATATGTTGCAGCtaccttttctcccttctttccagaGAACAGTTTAAAAGCTGTAAAACTATACAGTTTTTAACCACTGGTAAAACTcgctgtatttttttaatataaagtttAAAACGGAGATTTGTCTGATTTGAATAGACAAGAAGATATCAGAGCCCTTGGCAGAACATGCTATTGGATGTTTGTCGCTTTCCTTAGCGCCACAGaacctgcagaaagcagaactcTGCAAAGGCAGAGGTGACAGGCTGCTCATTTTCTTGTGTTGGCAAGCAAGTCCAGAGGTtatcattttcttctggaaaatgaaatgcataagCAGAAACTATGAGGAAGCAAAAAAGACAACTTCCAGAAGGGCCCATCGAGCAAACTGTAATCATAACAAGATttgagggaaagagaaaaacccaAGGGCATGGGGGAGGACGAGAATACAATATACACAAATTTTTGCATTCCTAGGAAAAACACAACTTTCTTTAAACAGAACTAAAAGTCATTAGAAACTAACATGACTTAAGAGAACAAAATTTTTGTACATCATTTGCTTTCCATAGGAATTCTCATAATCccacatattttaaatacttgaaTAGGGCAAATTCCTGTATCATTTTTTGCCAGCTATTCAATtagaataaaacacaaatgaattgattttttttctcctttccaagctgtaagcaaaaaaaatcttagattAGGGCGTTTTTCACCCATTAGATTTAACCCATTCAACAAGCCTTTTGTATGCCCTTATGAATACAAAGCCTACCCCTCCACCAAATTTCAAGTTATGATGAGCTCCTTAAAccaaaggaaattaattccATGCTACCCTTTTAATGTGGAACTAAAAGTTGACTCAAATATATTTGAGTAACCTAACTGCAACACAAATGCCACAGTAATTATGAAAAAGATCTTTAACTTTATGAACAGCATTTTGTTACATGCTTACttgaaatacaatatttaaCTCTAAAGAATGTAACTAGTATTCATGTTGCAAAGTTATCTTATCCCTTTTTTCTAATgtgatctatttatttttactaaaaaaactaaacacttagatttaaaaataagttagattaaagaaaacataataaataccTGAATCGAGTATGCATGGTCTAGAACAGTTCTTCTAAATGTAAGCtagcataattttaaaaagactaCAAAATAAGagcttcttttgtttgtttgtttcacaacATTCCTAGTGGGCTCAAGATGTTTGAGATGGGTCATgtgaaatttgaaaaacaatatGGACTTTTCTGTCTACACCAAAATCAGAGGTCATATTTGAAGTTaagccttcccccccccccccccccccttaagGGAGATTAATTAATCTCTTACCATACCTGAAGATCTTACATGCTACTGCTTAGTGGTATTtagcacattaaaataattcctcagTCACTCACTAACCTTGTTGAATCAAAAATCAcaacttaaaaatattcctCATGCAAgagaattttcctttctggcaGCAAACATCACTAAAATTCCCCATCCTCTATGGCCACAACCGTCAAGATACACTGAATGTCagatttttccagaaatacaaCACAACcatgaaatgaaaagaactgGAAGATGCAAAACCAAGAATGTGCTTTGCAAAAGTAAAGACATGGGCACCCAGATACAGCAATACATAATCAGTGTTCAAAACAGAATACTGgatacatgttttaaaataactgggAAGAGTCTTCTAATCAAGCTCATAAAAGCCTATCAATCACAAAGCTAAGCATGTAATTTCATACTATATtaacctattttattttttttttttctttattttaattacgAGTcttaagaataaaatgtaatgcTTTACTACAGCCTCTCAGAATTAGTTTCcatagttttaaaacaaattgccTGGAAACACAAATACTTACCACTGAGTTGTTCCATGAAGCATACATTGCCATTGGTGTTAAAAGCCAGTGTGTCAGGAGTGATGCAGAGTGTCTGGAAGATTGCAGAATGGGCAATGCTCTTCAGAGAATGGCAACACTCCAGGCAGATTGCCCAAATATCTTGCTCCGTAAGACAGCTATCCCGCAGTGACAAAATATCAGCAAGGGACACATTCTCCTGCCAAGATAAAAATTCATAAGTTACTCCGCATTTCATGACATTACTTTGCGTATCATAGATTACATTTGACACAATTGGCTACAAGTAATGTTTCCAGCAACTTCTCAGACTTTCTAGGACACCAATTAACACCCTGAGAACACAAAGCCCATGATGTTGCTCTTACAGTTCATCTCTAAGAGGCATACTTAACCTGAACAAAGGTATCACAGTATGTTAACATCAAAAAGAGACTTACTAAGGGAGTTACATAAACACCGCATCAAAGTTATGGAAATACACCATTCAGAGGTAAAAGCAGTGAGACTAAaccaaacattttgtttaaccCATTTCTCCCTTAAGTTCTCCCAGGTGCCCTTGGATAcactacttttaaaattttcttcacagcagtttTCCCTAACAGTGAACAAGTACCCTATAAACTGGCCTGTCTTAAAAATGATGCTGTTGTGAAGTTTAATGGTGTAGACCATTTAATAAAGCCTCAAAAGTCAAAATTCCCGTAGGAAAAGTGCTCTTtgacttaaaatataaatattttagttgtCCGAGACTTCTCCATTATTCCCAATGCTCTTGTGATCAAAACAGTATACAGACTTAGTTTCTAAATTACTACCTGAACCTGTATCTCAGCTTCCTTTGACCATTTCATTACAGCAAGTCTACAAAAAGTTTgtttccaaataataataataataataaagcagctCAAGTGTAGCTCTTCTGCTCAAGACTTTCAGAAGTAATGCTTTGCTCAAAGCAGCTGGAcattttttgtccattttcagAATACTAATATATTACCTGTAGTAATGTATAAATGGATAAAGCATACAAACAACCAAAACGCCAATTCcatcag
This Oxyura jamaicensis isolate SHBP4307 breed ruddy duck chromosome 6, BPBGC_Ojam_1.0, whole genome shotgun sequence DNA region includes the following protein-coding sequences:
- the KNDC1 gene encoding kinase non-catalytic C-lobe domain-containing protein 1 isoform X4, which encodes MEAVGAAEDGFYEEEEEEVTCYDFEPLPTLLEDEENVSLADILSLRDSCLTEQDIWAICLECCHSLKSIAHSAIFQTLCITPDTLAFNTNGNVCFMEQLSDDPEGAFVPPEFDITGNTFEADEST
- the KNDC1 gene encoding kinase non-catalytic C-lobe domain-containing protein 1 isoform X3; this translates as MEAVGAAEDGFYEEEEEEVTCYDFEPLPTLLEDEENVSLADILSLRDSCLTEQDIWAICLECCHSLKSIAHSAIFQTLCITPDTLAFNTNGNVCFMEQLSDDPEGAFVPPEFDITGNTFEYRRIYSASSLFNTKTFYFS